In the Sarcophilus harrisii chromosome 1, mSarHar1.11, whole genome shotgun sequence genome, one interval contains:
- the LOC100931823 gene encoding SEC14-like protein 4, translated as MSGRVGDLSPQQQEALAQFRKNVQDVLPDLPNPDDYFLLRWLRARNFDLQKSEDMLRKHVVFRKQEDLDNMLNWKPPEVLQLYDTGSFSGYDPEGCPVWIDVTGSLDPKGLILSSGKTNMIKKRTQALVFLLRECELQSERLGKKIETFVIIFDLENLGLRHFWKPATEVYQEFFSILDHNFPETVKNLIAVKTPKLFPVAYNLVKPFISEETGKKIVILGANWKEDLQKFIDPDQLPAEYGGTLTDPDGNPKCLTKIRYGGMVPKKYYVQNQMKMQYEHTVCINRGSSHQVEIEILFPGCVLRWQFLLDGPDIGVGIYLKTKMGERQRAREMIEVVPTQKYSSPLIPEDGTLTCTEQGVYVLRFDNTYSLIHSKKVSYTVEVLLPDKNIEEKMEKL; from the exons ATGAGTGGCCGGGTTGGGGACCTGAGCCCTCAGCAGCAGGAGGCGCTGGCCCAG TTCCGAAAAAATGTCCAGGACGTGCTGCCCGACCTGCCCAACCCCGATGACTATTTCCTCCTTCGCTGGCTCCGAG CTCGAAATTTTGACCTGCAGAAATCTGAGGACATGCTCCGGAAG CATGTGGTATTCCGGAAGCAAGAGGACCTGGACAACATGTTGAACTGGAAGCCCCCGGAG GTCCTCCAGTTATACGACACAGGCAGCTTCAGCGGTTATGACCCGGAGGGCTGCCCCGTCTGGATTGACGTCACCGGCTCCTTGGATCCCAAAGGCCTGATTCTTtccagtggcaaaacaaataTGATCAAGAAACGCACCCAGGCCTTGGTGTTCCTCCTCCGGGAATGCGAGCTCCAGAGTGAGAGG CTGGGAAAGAAGATTGAAACTTTCGTTATAATATTTGACCTGGAAAATCTAGGCCTGAGACACTTTTGGAAGCCAGCTACAGAAGTCTACCAGGAG TTTTTCTCCATACTTGACCACAATTTTCCTGAGACCGTCAAGAATCTTATTGCTGTGAAAA CTCCTAAACTGTTCCCTGTAGCCTACAACTTGGTTAAACCCTTCATTtcagaagaaactggaaaaaagatTGTTATTCTAGGAG CAAACTGGAAGGAGGATTTGCAGAAATTCATAGACCCTGACCAGTTGCCTGCAGAGTATGGGGGAACCCTAACTGACCCTGATGGGAACCCCAAGTGTCTGACCAAG ATTCGATATGGAGGTATGGTCCCTAAGAAATACTACGTGCAGAACCAAATGAAAATGCAGTATGAGCATACAGTGTGTATCAATCGGGGCTCTTCCCACCAGGTGGAGATTGAGATCCTCTTTCCTGGCTGTGTCTTGAG ATGGCAGTTCCTGTTGGATGGGCCCGACATTGGCGTTGGGATTTACCTGAAGACTAAGATGGGGGAGCGACAGAGAGCAAGGGAGATGATCGAGGTGGTGCCCACCCAGAAGTACAGCTCTCCGCTGATCCCTGAGGACGGGACCCTCACCTGCACTGAACAGGGAGTCT ACGTCCTGAGGTTTGACAATACCTACAGCTTGATCCACTCCAAGAAGGTCAGCTACACAGTGGAAGTCTTACTCCCTGACAAAAACATTGAAGAGAAGATGGAGAAACTGTAG
- the GAL3ST1 gene encoding galactosylceramide sulfotransferase isoform X2 has product MPSLRKPWHSMAKALILGCLFTGFLLLFYAYVAPLQVSMAEPPDESSCSPPAPPLNSSPGGPCRPKTDIVFMKTHKTASSTLLNILFRFGQKHRLKFAFPSGYNDFNYPSFFKRSLVHNYQPGDCFNIICNHMRFRYPEVRGLVAPDAAFITVLRDPARLFESSFHYFGTVVPFTWRLTGRDKLAKFLQDPGRYYNPRGFNAHYLRNLLFFDLGYDSGLDPRSPQVAEHIREVEQRFHLVMLQEYFDESLVLLKELLCWELEDIVYFKLNARRASAVPRLSGELYRRATAWNQLDALLYRHFNASFWRKVEAFGRERMAREVASLRRENERMRSICIDGGRAVAAEAIQEASMQPWQPLGTKTILGYNLKKRISRRHQQLCRKMLTPEIQYLIDLGVNLWVVRLLKLPWSAE; this is encoded by the exons GCCCCCGGACGAAAGCTCCTGCTCCCCGCCGGCGCCGCCCCTCAACAGCAGCCCCGGGGGCCCGTGCCGGCCCAAGACGGACATCGTGTTCATGAAGACGCACAAGACGGCCAGCAGCACGCTGCTCAACATCCTGTTCCGCTTCGGCCAGAAGCACCGGCTCAAGTTCGCCTTCCCCAGCGGCTACAACGACTTCAACTACCCGTCCTTCTTCAAGCGCAGCCTGGTGCACAACTACCAGCCCGGCGACTGCTTCAACATCATCTGCAACCACATGCGCTTCCGCTACCCGGAGGTGCGCGGCCTGGTGGCGCCCGACGCCGCCTTCATCACGGTGCTGCGCGACCCCGCGCGCCTCTTCGAGTCCTCCTTCCACTACTTCGGGACGGTGGTGCCCTTCACGTGGCGCCTCACGGGCCGCGACAAGCTGGCCAAGTTCCTGCAGGACCCCGGCCGCTACTACAACCCCCGGGGCTTCAACGCGCACTACCTGCGCAACCTGCTCTTCTTCGACCTGGGCTACGACAGCGGCCTGGACCCGCGCAGCCCGCAGGTGGCCGAGCACATCCGCGAGGTGGAGCAGCGCTTCCACCTGGTCATGCTGCAGGAGTACTTCGACGAGTCGCTGGTGCTGCTCAAGGAGCTGCTGTGCTGGGAGCTCGAGGACATCGTGTACTTCAAGCTCAACGCGCGCCGCGCCTCGGCCGTGCCGCGGCTCAGCGGCGAGCTCTACCGGCGCGCCACCGCCTGGAACCAGCTGGACGCGCTGCTCTACCGCCACTTCAACGCCAGCTTCTGGCGCAAGGTGGAGGCCTTCGGGCGCGAGCGCATGGCCCGCGAGGTGGCCTCCCTGCGGCGCGAGAACGAGCGCATGCGCAGCATCTGCATCGACGGCGGCCGGGCCGTGGCCGCCGAGGCCATCCAGGAGGCGTCCATGCAGCCCTGGCAGCCGCTGGGCACCAAGACCATCCTGGGCTACAACCTCAAGAAGCGCATCAGCCGGCGGCACCAGCAGCTGTGCCGCAAGATGCTCACCCCCGAGATCCAGTACCTCATCGACCTGGGCGTCAACCTCTGGGTGGTGCGGCTGCTGAA aCTGCCCTGGTCAGCAGAGTGA
- the GAL3ST1 gene encoding galactosylceramide sulfotransferase isoform X1, with protein MPSLRKPWHSMAKALILGCLFTGFLLLFYAYVAPLQVSMAEPPDESSCSPPAPPLNSSPGGPCRPKTDIVFMKTHKTASSTLLNILFRFGQKHRLKFAFPSGYNDFNYPSFFKRSLVHNYQPGDCFNIICNHMRFRYPEVRGLVAPDAAFITVLRDPARLFESSFHYFGTVVPFTWRLTGRDKLAKFLQDPGRYYNPRGFNAHYLRNLLFFDLGYDSGLDPRSPQVAEHIREVEQRFHLVMLQEYFDESLVLLKELLCWELEDIVYFKLNARRASAVPRLSGELYRRATAWNQLDALLYRHFNASFWRKVEAFGRERMAREVASLRRENERMRSICIDGGRAVAAEAIQEASMQPWQPLGTKTILGYNLKKRISRRHQQLCRKMLTPEIQYLIDLGVNLWVVRLLKYVREFLRW; from the coding sequence GCCCCCGGACGAAAGCTCCTGCTCCCCGCCGGCGCCGCCCCTCAACAGCAGCCCCGGGGGCCCGTGCCGGCCCAAGACGGACATCGTGTTCATGAAGACGCACAAGACGGCCAGCAGCACGCTGCTCAACATCCTGTTCCGCTTCGGCCAGAAGCACCGGCTCAAGTTCGCCTTCCCCAGCGGCTACAACGACTTCAACTACCCGTCCTTCTTCAAGCGCAGCCTGGTGCACAACTACCAGCCCGGCGACTGCTTCAACATCATCTGCAACCACATGCGCTTCCGCTACCCGGAGGTGCGCGGCCTGGTGGCGCCCGACGCCGCCTTCATCACGGTGCTGCGCGACCCCGCGCGCCTCTTCGAGTCCTCCTTCCACTACTTCGGGACGGTGGTGCCCTTCACGTGGCGCCTCACGGGCCGCGACAAGCTGGCCAAGTTCCTGCAGGACCCCGGCCGCTACTACAACCCCCGGGGCTTCAACGCGCACTACCTGCGCAACCTGCTCTTCTTCGACCTGGGCTACGACAGCGGCCTGGACCCGCGCAGCCCGCAGGTGGCCGAGCACATCCGCGAGGTGGAGCAGCGCTTCCACCTGGTCATGCTGCAGGAGTACTTCGACGAGTCGCTGGTGCTGCTCAAGGAGCTGCTGTGCTGGGAGCTCGAGGACATCGTGTACTTCAAGCTCAACGCGCGCCGCGCCTCGGCCGTGCCGCGGCTCAGCGGCGAGCTCTACCGGCGCGCCACCGCCTGGAACCAGCTGGACGCGCTGCTCTACCGCCACTTCAACGCCAGCTTCTGGCGCAAGGTGGAGGCCTTCGGGCGCGAGCGCATGGCCCGCGAGGTGGCCTCCCTGCGGCGCGAGAACGAGCGCATGCGCAGCATCTGCATCGACGGCGGCCGGGCCGTGGCCGCCGAGGCCATCCAGGAGGCGTCCATGCAGCCCTGGCAGCCGCTGGGCACCAAGACCATCCTGGGCTACAACCTCAAGAAGCGCATCAGCCGGCGGCACCAGCAGCTGTGCCGCAAGATGCTCACCCCCGAGATCCAGTACCTCATCGACCTGGGCGTCAACCTCTGGGTGGTGCGGCTGCTGAAGTACGTGCGCGAGTTCCTCCGCTGGTGA